A stretch of DNA from Candidatus Dadabacteria bacterium:
TTCCGATACCGGCATTCACAAATGCGGACGGTGAAATTCTTATGACGGAAAGGTCTGTTCTTGCGGTTGCGGAAAAAATAAGAGAGAAGGGAAGCAACCTTTGGTTTCATGCGGAGGCGGCGGAGTTGCTTGAGAGTTACAAACCGGAAAAAGACCCGGACGCGCCAAAGTGGGCAAAAGAAAATTGGAAGCCGTCCGCGCTTAAAAAAGGCAAAGACATTTTTGATGTGTGGTTTGAGTCCGGCGTGTCGTGGCATTCCGTGATTGAGAAGGGAGAGCAGGGAAGGGCGGACTTGTATCTTGAGGGTTCAGACCAGCACAGGGGCTGGTTTCAGTCGTCTTTGCTGACATCTCTGGGAGCGACCGGCAAACCGCCATTCAGGCATATACTGACGCACGGCTTCATAGTTGACGCGCTGGGCAAGAAGATGAGCAAGTCGGGCGGAAACGCTCTTGAGGTTGAGAAGATTCTGGAGCAATACGGCGCGGATGTGTGCCGCTGGTGGGTCGCCTCTCTGAATTACTCAAAAGATGTAAAAGCAGACATAAAAATCATAGAGGCGGCGACTGATGAGTATAGGACAATACGGAATACCATCCGGTTTCTGTTGAACAATCTGAATGATTTTGACCCTGAGAAGGACAGAGTTGAGGTTGAAGGAGATGAGTATTTTGTCAATAACATCGCTCTTGGAGAGTTAAGAAAAATGATAGGGAGAATAGAGATGAGTACTACCGTCTCTTTTGATTACAAGGGGATGAGTAGAGGCATTCTATCTTTTT
This window harbors:
- a CDS encoding class I tRNA ligase family protein, with translation PIPAFTNADGEILMTERSVLAVAEKIREKGSNLWFHAEAAELLESYKPEKDPDAPKWAKENWKPSALKKGKDIFDVWFESGVSWHSVIEKGEQGRADLYLEGSDQHRGWFQSSLLTSLGATGKPPFRHILTHGFIVDALGKKMSKSGGNALEVEKILEQYGADVCRWWVASLNYSKDVKADIKIIEAATDEYRTIRNTIRFLLNNLNDFDPEKDRVEVEGDEYFVNNIALGELRKMIGRIEMSTTVSFDYKGMSRGILSFCDQFLSKHYIEAVRDRLYCERPDRKERRKTQTVMYDVADALIKLCAPILVHTAEEAYKSLPGKEKTESVHMTSFPEGGGKIVETNKEVKIMDEWSETVLPFKEKCLIQLERAKEEGKPSNPLDAEIRANRGSYDTFFSKELADLIGVSRVTFEDGDIDISVTDLTDQPKCNRCWKRAETAKIRSDGGTLCDRCADAVGV